The sequence below is a genomic window from Candidatus Cloacimonadota bacterium.
TTCTCCTCATTCCCAAATTTTAAAATGTCATTGGAACAATGACAAGGAATGCAATTGTTGAAAAGTTTTACTTTGATTTTTTGTACGAGCAAGTATTATTCGAAATGAAATTTTTTTATCAGTTGTGTTCCTCCCGAAATCTTTCGGGAGAATTTGGGAACAAGAATGTGTCTCAATCGAAGATTGGTCTTTTCTCAAAACTTGTTTTTGAAGAAAAATTATAATCTTAATTGATAAAGAAGAATATATAAGAGATATTTCTAATACACAAACACCACACCCGAATTCGGAAATATCCATTCTTTCTTTTGGGAAGATACAATTATCGAGTTTTCTTTTTGCTTTATGATTGGAAATTTCATTCTACCGGAAAAAATGGGAATGGCTTCTACTTCTTCAAAAATATTTCCGAAAATAAATTTGATATTCACTCCTTGAGTTATTTCAGTGATATAAATTCCGAGTTGATGAGAGTTCTTTGGGTAATATGTTTGAGTGGAAATCGAGAAATCAACTTCTTTTCCAACCAGTCCTTTTAATTCCGGATGATAACATTTGATCTCGATACATCCGTCAGATATCTTCATTTCATTATATAATTCGATGTTATTTATTTTAACGGATGTAACATTGAAGAATTGCGGATCAAGATCGAAATTATGATCGAGAAGCCAGCGGTATTCAACATCTCTTCGCAGGAAATACTTCTCTAATTGTTTTTCATTTTTAGCACAGGCAACATAAAAATAATCGTTCTGGAGTTTTTTTGTGAAAGTAAGTGTTGTGTTGGTTTGGAAATAATTATTTAAAAATCCTCTTTTGTTCTCTCTTATGAAGGGAGATTCGTCGTCTTCTGTGGAAACGCTGGACTTTTTGACATTTTGGAATTCAATCGTATGCTTAAAGCTTTTCCTGTAATATATTTCTCGGTCTTTTTCAATGAAAAACCTTTTAAGAATATCTTTATAGATAAGGTCTGCAATTTCTTTGCTTTGCAACCTTTGTTCGATTGCAGTTTCGATAATATTGCTTAATTTTTTATCTGAATAATCTCTGGAAACAAATTCCCTTCTTAAAAGTGGGGAAGAGCTGATTATTTCATTGTTTTCTCTGTAATACCTTTTCGCTCTCCTTCCGATCTGGCAGAGAATCTCATAACTCGAACCCTGATATAATTTAGTCAGGTTTTCTGCTTTTATGGCATCATTGTCATCTCCGAGAAGAACAACATCCTCTCCAATCTTTGCATTTGGAATGTCCGAAATATCAATAGCAATCATATCCATACTGACTTTCCCGATTACATTACAAAGCTTATTCTGGATCAAAACCTTTCCCTTATTGGAGAGCAGGAAATCATACCCATCAGCATAACCGATGGGAAGAATTGCATATTTGATTTTTTTATTCGAGATATAAGTTCTATTATATCCGATAGCATCATCTTTTTCCGCAAATTTTATCTGACTGATTCTGGATTTGAAAGTCATCACAGGTTTCAGTTTGATCTTTTCTTTTAAATAATCATCTGTATAAATTCCATAAGAAAGTAATCCGATTCGAACTAAATTCGCAAATTCATTTTTTGAAGTAATAACTCCGCTGCTGTTTGCAATGTGAATATATTTTGGTTGGAAATTAAGTAGATCGAGTATTTGCTGAAATCTTTCAGTTTGAAATTTTGTATATTCTTCGTCATTTTCTGCAGCAGAGAAATGAGAGAAAATTCCTTCGATCTGCAGATTTTCCATTTTTCGTAATTGTTGAATTTTTTCTAATGCTTCAGAATAATAAAAACCGCTCCGTCCCATTCCGGTATCGATATTAATATGAATTTTTATTTCCTGGTTTGCTGATTTGTTCAAGCTTTCAGCAAACTCGATCGAGGAAATTGTCGGGATCAGATTATTCTCAATAATCGAATCGATCTCTGAAATCAACGAAGGTGAAAGAATGAGAATCTGTTCGTTAATTCCCTGGTAACGGAGAATCGCTCCTTCATCTGCATTTGCAACTCCGAAGAACTTTACTCCGCATCTGATCGATTTCTTGGCAATTTCAAATGCTCCGTGACCGTAAGCATCTGCTTTCACGATCTGCATTATTTGAGTATTCGCAGGAAGAAATTTTTTTAGTTCATTCAAATTATGTTCAAAGTTTGTGAGATTTATTTCTGTCCAGCTTCTATCATTTTGCATGTTTTTTTTACCACAAAGACACGAAGACACCTAGGAATTGTAAAGTTTTTAAATTTGTTTGATTCCATAATTCTTTCATGATTTCATTATTCAATTTTTTCATTTGTCTGTGTTTAGTCAGTGTAAGTCTGTGGCATTTCTAAAAGAACTTTGCAGCGAGATCCGCCAATTGCGATCTCTCACCTTTATCCAGAGTCACATGTCCGACAATTTCTTCATTTTTGAATTTTTCCACAGCGAGACTCAATCCATTGCTTTCCGAATCAAGATAGGGAATATCTATCTGATACGGATCACCGGTCAGGATAATTTTTGTTCCTTCTCCGGCTCTGGTGATGATCGTTTTCATTTCGTGCGGAGTCAGGTTTTGGGCTTCATCGATGATCAGGTATTGTTCCGGCAGACTTCTCCCACGAATGTAGGTTAGAGGTTCGAGTTCAATAAATCCGAAATCGAGATAATCCTTTAAGGACGGCTGCTTCTTGCCGAAAACTTTGCCGTTATCATTGTCTTCTTTTTCATTGCGATGTGAAAGAAGAATTTCCATATTATCATAAATAGGCTGCATCCAGGGATTGAATTTTTCTGATTTTGTTCCGGGAAGATAACCGATATCTTTTCCCAATGGAAATATTGGACGGGAAACAACGAGTCTTTTGTAGTAGTTATTCTCGACAACCTGATTCAAACCAGCAGCAAGCGCGATCAGAGTCTTTCCTGTTCCTGCTTTCCCGACTAAACTGACCATTTTTACAGCAGGATCTAAAAGCAGATCGAATGACATTATTTGTTCATCATTTCGTGCTTTAATGCCATAAAGTTCTTCTCCTTTATAATATTGAAGCGGATAAAAAGTATTATTTTCAATGGAATAGCGAGTAATTATCTTTTGATTATTTTCAGATGATTTGCGATAGAAATTAACAAATTGATTCGGGAAGAAATCTCCAAAGTTATTCGTTAAGAATTGTTTTTCTTCCAAATCTTGAAAAAGATCATCCTCGATTTTTATCCTGCTGAATCCTGTATAAAGTTCCTGGAAATTGATCTTATCAGTCTCATAATTTTCCGCTTTTAATCCGATGGCATCTGCTTTTATGCGAACATTTGCATCTTTGGAAACAAGAATGACTTTTGTATCCTTCTCATTTTTCTGGATATAAAAAGCTGTTCCGATGATCAGGTTATCATTAGTATCAGTGATCAAAATATGATTGGCAGTTTCGGAAATATGACGACTTAAAGCGACTTTAATAATCCCACCATGTTCATTTTTTACACCTTCCTGTAAACTGCCTTTCAGTCTTAG
It includes:
- a CDS encoding PhoH family protein, with the translated sequence MKKKTFVLDTNVLIHDPQAMFSFGENTVVIPITVIEEIDNFKKGLDEKGRNARQIGRFLDDLRLKGSLQEGVKNEHGGIIKVALSRHISETANHILITDTNDNLIIGTAFYIQKNEKDTKVILVSKDANVRIKADAIGLKAENYETDKINFQELYTGFSRIKIEDDLFQDLEEKQFLTNNFGDFFPNQFVNFYRKSSENNQKIITRYSIENNTFYPLQYYKGEELYGIKARNDEQIMSFDLLLDPAVKMVSLVGKAGTGKTLIALAAGLNQVVENNYYKRLVVSRPIFPLGKDIGYLPGTKSEKFNPWMQPIYDNMEILLSHRNEKEDNDNGKVFGKKQPSLKDYLDFGFIELEPLTYIRGRSLPEQYLIIDEAQNLTPHEMKTIITRAGEGTKIILTGDPYQIDIPYLDSESNGLSLAVEKFKNEEIVGHVTLDKGERSQLADLAAKFF
- the alr gene encoding alanine racemase codes for the protein MQNDRSWTEINLTNFEHNLNELKKFLPANTQIMQIVKADAYGHGAFEIAKKSIRCGVKFFGVANADEGAILRYQGINEQILILSPSLISEIDSIIENNLIPTISSIEFAESLNKSANQEIKIHINIDTGMGRSGFYYSEALEKIQQLRKMENLQIEGIFSHFSAAENDEEYTKFQTERFQQILDLLNFQPKYIHIANSSGVITSKNEFANLVRIGLLSYGIYTDDYLKEKIKLKPVMTFKSRISQIKFAEKDDAIGYNRTYISNKKIKYAILPIGYADGYDFLLSNKGKVLIQNKLCNVIGKVSMDMIAIDISDIPNAKIGEDVVLLGDDNDAIKAENLTKLYQGSSYEILCQIGRRAKRYYRENNEIISSSPLLRREFVSRDYSDKKLSNIIETAIEQRLQSKEIADLIYKDILKRFFIEKDREIYYRKSFKHTIEFQNVKKSSVSTEDDESPFIRENKRGFLNNYFQTNTTLTFTKKLQNDYFYVACAKNEKQLEKYFLRRDVEYRWLLDHNFDLDPQFFNVTSVKINNIELYNEMKISDGCIEIKCYHPELKGLVGKEVDFSISTQTYYPKNSHQLGIYITEITQGVNIKFIFGNIFEEVEAIPIFSGRMKFPIIKQKENSIIVSSQKKEWIFPNSGVVFVY